The region GCTTCTTGCACTCAGATGCCCGCTTAGCATTCTGGTACAGCACCACCAGGCAGGCTAAGGCGGCCAGCAGAGACCAGTAGACTAGGAGGTAGATGCGGATGTCTGTCTGGAAGAGGAATTGAAGAAGCCAGAGCAGGGGGTTCCTGTGGATGAGCCAGTGCAGCCAGGGCAGGATCACGCCCAGGCCCAGCACACAGGTCATGAAGTGGAAGAAGATGGAAGAGGCCCATGTACCTGAGTCCATGAAGACAAAGAGGGTGCTGAAGAACATGCCCATGAGCACCatccctaccaccaccaccagcaggaAGAAGTCCACTGGGTCCCCCTGGCTTTCCACCACAGTTAGAGAGCGCTTGATGAGCTGGTTGAGCATGAAGCTGATGCCACCCAGTACCAACAGGGCCTCCCCAGGGGTGAAGCAGCGCGGCAGCAGGTACAGCAGGATCATATTGAGGTAGACAAAGATCAGCAGGACCTCCAGTACCTCGATCACCTCGCCCACACTGAGTGAGTGCTTCATGATATAAATGATGACGCCTCCAGCCAAGCCCGAGATGACACAAGTGTTGGTGGGCACCGGGCGGGTGATGCCCAGTGCCAGCACTGATGAGAAGAGGGCCACTGCCATGCCAGTGGCTGTCACGACGACTCCAAAACGTTCGAAATATGGGTTCCCTGCAGACTGGCAGCGCTCCTTCATGACCAGTCCGAGCAAAGGCATGACCATTGAGGCGGGCAGTAGGCCACTGTTTGCGGACGTTCGGAACTGGAAGACAGCGCTTCCCTGCTGTAGCAGTCGGTCCCATTTATATTGGACATAAAAGGCCTGCACTGCGAGGGCCACGGCGCACCAGGAGTATCGGTCCCAGACCGCGGCGTGGATGCTCAACACCACCGCAAACACAACTGCCGCTTCTGCCAGTACCGACCCGCTCAGCGGAGTCCCGGTCCCCGGGGCTGGGGGAGCACACCCTCGGGTCATGTCTCTGGACCTGGGCCTCGGGGAAACCGG is a window of Manis pentadactyla isolate mManPen7 chromosome 3, mManPen7.hap1, whole genome shotgun sequence DNA encoding:
- the DOLK gene encoding dolichol kinase, giving the protein MTRGCAPPAPGTGTPLSGSVLAEAAVVFAVVLSIHAAVWDRYSWCAVALAVQAFYVQYKWDRLLQQGSAVFQFRTSANSGLLPASMVMPLLGLVMKERCQSAGNPYFERFGVVVTATGMAVALFSSVLALGITRPVPTNTCVISGLAGGVIIYIMKHSLSVGEVIEVLEVLLIFVYLNMILLYLLPRCFTPGEALLVLGGISFMLNQLIKRSLTVVESQGDPVDFFLLVVVVGMVLMGMFFSTLFVFMDSGTWASSIFFHFMTCVLGLGVILPWLHWLIHRNPLLWLLQFLFQTDIRIYLLVYWSLLAALACLVVLYQNAKRASECKKHQAPTIARKYFHFIVVATYIPGIVFDRTLLYVASTLCLAVFIFLEYVRYFRIKPLGHTLRSLLSLFLDERDSGPLILTHIYLLLGMSLPIWLVPRPCTQKGSFGGARALVPYSGVLAVGVGDTVASIFGSTMGEIHWPGTKKTFEGTMTSIFAQIISVVLILIFDSGVDLNYSYAWILGSISAVSLLEAYTTQIDNLLLPLYLLILLMA